In Papaver somniferum cultivar HN1 unplaced genomic scaffold, ASM357369v1 unplaced-scaffold_135, whole genome shotgun sequence, one DNA window encodes the following:
- the LOC113334063 gene encoding uncharacterized protein LOC113334063, whose protein sequence is MGRRKPREKSKPNPEESVDDGGKLKSKAQQVPEKSVGEEEITNLIRWSRAAALALGGKRKSGYIGENNTCPDAKDPKYEDWIDDNQLVRTWLLQSMEPHISEIFSFSKFAKDLWKSVASLYGLRNNVARVFELKHEIAGAAQEYESLRSTILMSAELPSLSSVCATVQREETRKKVMNPFSKSIVDLDAAESSALLSSRDDKRRAMPFDKDKTSRAKGKREVFHCYHCNKTGHTKDRCWDIYPHLKANFDKNKLARAAVADNSSFTIDQLKDFFHQLSNKNERKANHTSGNLLAFLTTPVSNRHIWIIDSGATDHMENDPSGKVHFFPDCAPSNALVVPSFPTQFLSVGQITNSLNCDVTFTPTSVIFQDRKTKKTIGRGIFSHGLYMLRSSDMACLTHRSTPQFLYHQRLGHPSSRVLSRIFPTFSVQSQQNGVAERKLRHILETTHALMIQMHVPKKFWSHGSLTATYLINRLPSRVLEFKSPLEVLKHHQPDISHLRVFGCVCYVHLQEKHRDKLDSRATKCVFFGYSSTKKGYICYHPPTRKLQISRDVVSDETVAYFQCDSGSRSQGECYTDLAPLPVINEIPTATDSHRDNGDGVELVDLPTAVLDVHNEAVHEEASDNNVNVTDDNTGLQDVPHQVPKTEVMVPQPVVPIVRTSSREKKAPDKYKDFFTYHSAAYPIQAHLTYDHVGSSHSAFLSAISSHQEPKNYNEAKSNPKWRAPMENELHALDVNNTYSIVKLPPGKKTDGCR, encoded by the exons ATGGGTCGTCGCAAACCTCGGGAAAAGTCCAAACCCAAtcctgaagaatctgttgatgatggtggtaaatTGAAATCAAAAGCGCAACAAGTGCCTGAAAAGTCTGTTGGTGAGGAGGAAATAACAAACTTGATACG CTGGTCTAGGGCTGCTGCTCTTGCTCTTGGAGGTAAAAGAAAGTCTGGGTATATTGGTGAGAATAATACTTGTCCAGATGCTAAAGATCCAAAGTATGAAGATTGGATTGATGATAATCAACTGGTTCGCACGTGGCTTCTCCAGTCGATGGAACCACATATTTCAGAAATTTTCTCGTTTTCAAAATTTGCAAAGGATTTGTGGAAGTCTGTTGCTAGTCTGTATGGCTTACGGAATAATGTTGCTCGGGTGTTTGAGCTGAAGCATGAGATTGCTGGGGCTGCACAAG AGTATGAATCTCTTAGAAGCACTATTCTCATGAGTGCTGAATTGCCAAGTTTGTCTAGTGTCTGTGCGACTGTGCAGCGTGAAGAGACACGCAAGAAAGTTATGAATCCTTTTTCTAAAAGCATTGTAGACCTGGATGCTGCTGAATCCAGTGCTCTTCTGAGCTCCAGAGATGATAAACGAAGAGCCATGCCATTTGATAAGGACAAGACTTCTCGTGCTAAGGGTAAGAGAGAAGTTTTTCATTGTTATCATTGTAATAAAACTGGTCACACCAAGGATCGTTGTTGGGATATTTATCCTCATCTTAAAGctaattttgacaaaaataagCTTGCTCGAGCTGCTGTAGCTGATAATTCATCCTTTACCATAGACCAGTTGAAGGATTTCTTTCACCAGTTGAGTAATAAGAATGAGCGCAAGGCCAACCATACTTCAGGTAACCTGCTAGCCTTTCTTACTACGCCTGTTTCCAACCGTCACATTTGGATTATTGATTCAGGAGCTACAGATcatatggaaaatgatccttc TGGGAAAGTGCATTTTTTTCCAGATTGTGCGCCATCTAATGCACTTGTTGTTCCCTCGTTTCCTACTCAATTTTTATCTGTTGGTCAAATCACTAATTCTTTGAATTGTGATGTTACATTTACCCCTACCTCGGTCATCTTTCAGGATCgaaagacgaagaagacgatTGGTAGAGGCATCTTTTCTCATGGATTGTACATGTTACGCTCTAGTGACATGGCATGTCTCACTCACAGATCAACTCCGCAGTTTCTTTATCATCAAAGACTTGGACATCCTTCCAGTCGTGTTTTGTCTAGGATTTTTCCCACTTTTTCTGTTCAGTCTCAA caaaatggtgttgctgaaaggaaacTCCGTCATATTCTGGAAACAACCCATGCTCTTATGATTCAGATGCATGTTCCAAAGAAATTTTGGTCTCATGGTTCTCTGACGGCCACTTACTTGATCAATCGTCTGCCTAGTCGTGTGCTTGAGTTTAAATCTCCATTAGAGGTTTTAAAACATCATCAGCCTGACATTTCTCATCTTAGAGTTTTCGGTTGTGTGTGTTATGTACATTTACAGGAAAAGCATCGTGATAAACTGGATTCACGGGCAACTAAGTGTGTGTTCTTTGGTTACTCTTCTACAAAGAAAGGATATATTTGTTATCATCCACCCACTAGAAAGCTACAGATTTCTCGTGATGTTGTGTCTGATGAAACAGTGGCTTATTTTCAGTGTGATTCTGGCAGTCGgtctcagggggagtgttatacagATTTGGCACCACTTCCAGTTATTAATGAGATACCTACTGCAACAGATTCCCACAGAGATAATGGTGATGGGGTAGAGTTGGTGGACTTACCTACTGCAgtgttggatgtgcataatgAAGCAGTTCATGAAGAAGCTTCAGACAATAATGTTAATGTTACTGATGATAATACAGGACTACAAGATGTGCCGCATCAAGTTCCAAAAACTGAGGTTATGGTTCCCCAACCAGTGGTACCAATTGTCAGAACCTCAAGTCGTGAGAAGAAGGCTCCAGATaaatacaaagatttctttacATATCATTCCGCTGCGTATCCTATACAAGCACATTTAACTTATGATCATGTAGGTTCTTCACACTCTGCATTTCTAAGTGCTATATCCAGTCATCAAGAACCTAAAAACTACAATGAAGCAAAGTCTAATCCAAAATGGAGGGCACCAATGGAGAATGAGTTACATGCCTTAGATGTAAATAATACATACAGTATTGTCAAGTTGCCTCCCGGGAAGAAGACTGATGGATGTAGATAG
- the LOC113334064 gene encoding uncharacterized protein LOC113334064 — translation MGKEIMVDEELLNKNSAAYTKSYMRPNSGHMVANTWRQDKENDRDSTPHKGPTATLSPRKSPRLIEKAKRTVGVSLTKMVLDFENHVEEPTQASSQVIVNLDDDSLGTEFWKSAANKVDVVEEAVNATKESVLHLQNLNADDCHPEDQPWSQPLIYSEGEDDADWKEFLHNFSMKSSAGKDSEEDDEDDHYDRLLETDDEVEVFKEVKEPLIDFEIENGKGKEIANGSEDHYGPEMVGRPLPNHEVRVVDNGQHWFDDSDFEDFLVAADSVDNELFPEPENEIQVVVDDRIDEGMEFPDKTAFKRHLRKYCVSTRTECRFSKSDNIRIKAVCKGFGEPILCPWYISARRIPGEATWSIRDFHLHHTCIGDPYGRNSCANPEFVAQHVINKLRESHVKNVPKPSEIAAEFWTSHNTLIPYHVAWKARNNVLERINGSFDESFRLIPSLCEMIKRTNPGSIATFTYGRDNRFESVTISFDAPMRGFINGCRNVVGLDGCHLKGKYGGCLLSATALDGQNGLVPLGIMVCRNECAENWFLFLNNLKHRLADHPVEPINFISDRQKGLRDAVQKLFPTSPHRFCFRHMYANFKMHYKGSKVHTLFWNAARAYKPKHFQAHMDSMMSENVSACQYLMGEDPKSWCRAFFDHKSACEHLSNNFSESFNNMITNIREKPICKLVLMYGQLVMGLFYKRRNACVGWDSGDLVPTAKKLLKKMFKKTGEYKVEGAVAGKLYEVTSIHNTIFTVDLEKHTCSCIQWQLRGFPCQHAVCALQQIRPNWVEYCARYYSVDNYRTTYSPDMVPLEGPEDWDEPRTIIVPPLLIRKPGRPRKNRRKAYNETLSEKKVRCCSKCKLPGHNKTTCPGGAIGSNTKRNGSTSEEGGLAFQSQSSSQAGSAGGSMPATKKPRRFT, via the exons ATGGGGAAGGAGATAATGGTTGATGAAGAGTTACTGAACAAGAACTCTGCTGCATATACTAAAAG TTACATGAGACCTAATTCTGGACATATGGTTGCAAATACTTGGAGACAGGACAAAGAAAATGACAG GGATTCAACACCTCATAAAGGTCCAACGGCAACTTTATCTCCCAGGAAAAGCCCAAGGCTGATTGAAAAAGCTAAGAGGACGGTTGGTGTTAGTTTAACTAAGATGGTTCTGGATTTTGAGAACCATGTTGAGGAGCCGACACAGGCTAGCAGTCAGGTAATTGTGAATCTAGATGATGATTCACTAGGTACTGAATTCTGGAAATCAGCCGCGAATAAAGtagatgttgttgaagaagctgTCAATGCGACTAAGGAATCAGTGTTGCACCTTCAGAATCTTAATGCAGATGATTGTCACCCGGAAGACCAACCATGGAGCCAACCACTCATATACAGTGAGGGTGAAGATGATGCTGATTGGAAGGAGTTTTTACACAATTTTAGTATGAAAAGCAGTGCTGGTAAGGATAGTGAGGAAGACGATGAAG ATGATCATTATGACCGGTTGTTGGAGACGGATGATGAAGTTGAAG TTTTCAAAGAAGTTAAGGAACCACTGATTGATTTTGAGATTGAAAATGGTAAAGGGAAGGAAATTGCTAATGGATCGGAAGATCATTATGGTCCTGAAATGGTTGGTAGGCCATTACCTAATCATGAAGTTAGAGTGGTTGATAATGGGCAACATTGGTTTGATGACAGTGATTTTGAAGATTTCCTTGTTGCTGCTGATTCAGTGGATAATGAGTTATTCCCTGAACCAGAAAATGAAATACAAGTTGTAGTTGATGACAGAATTGATGAGGGGATGGAATTTCCAGACAAGACCGCTTTTAAGAGACATCTCAGAAAATACTGTGTATCTACTAGGACAGAATGCAGGTTTAGTAAGAGTGATAATATTAGAATCAAGGCTGTGTGTAAAGGCTTTGGAGAGCCCATTCTATGTCCGTGGTATATATCTGCAAGGAGGATCCCTGGTGAGGCGACTTGGAGCATAAGAGATTTTCACTTGCACCACACTTGTATTGGGGATCCTTATGGGAGGAATTCATGTGCAAATCCAGAATTTGTAGCTCAACATGTGATTAACAAGCTAAGGGAGTCACATGTAAAGAATGTACCTAAACCTTCTGAGATTGCTGCCGAGTTTTGGACAAGCCACAACACCTTGATCCCGTATCACGTTGCATGGAAGGCTAGAAACAATGTGTTGGAGAGGATAAACGGAAGCTTTGATGAGAGTTTTAGACTCATACCAAGTCTGTGTGAAATGATCAAAAGGACTAATCCCGGATCAATTGCTACTTTCACTTACGGAAG AGACAATCGATTTGAATCTGTGACTATATCTTTTGATGCCCCAATGAGGGGTTTTATAAATGGTTGTAGAAATGTGGTTGGGCTGGATGGTTGTCACCTGAAGGGAAAGTATGGTGGTTGTCTACTATCTGCCACTGCTCTTGATGGGCAGAATGGATTGGTTCCTTTGGGTATCATGGTTTGTAGAAACGAGTGTGCGGAGAACTGGTTCTTGTTCTTGAATAATCTCAAGCATAGATTGGCTGATCATCCCGTTGAGCCAATCAACTTCATATCTGATAGACAGAAGGGTTTGAGAGACGCTGTCCAAAAGTTGTTCCCTACTTCACCACATAGGTTCTGCTTCAG GCACATGTATGCAAACTTCAAAATGCACTACAAGGGATCTAAAGTACACACACTATTTTGGAATGCTGCTAGAGCTTATAAGCCTAAACACTTTCAG GCACACATGGATAGTATGATGTCAGAGAATGTTAGTGCTTGTCAGTATTTGATGGGCGAGGATCCTAAAAGCTGGTGCAGGGCCTTTTTTGACCACAAGAGCGCTTGTGAACACTTGAGTAACAACTTTTCTGAAAGTTTCAATAACATGATAACCAACATTAGGGAGAAACCTATCTGCAAGCTAGTTTTGATGTATGGACAGCTAGTGATGGGGCTGTTTTACAAGAGAAGAAATGCTTGTGTTGGATGGGATTCTGGGGATTTGGTTCCTACTGCCAAAAAATTATTGAAGAAGATGTTTAAGAAAACAGGGGAATATAAGGTAGAAGGAGCGGTTGCTGGAAAGCTTTATGAAGTCACAAGCATACATAATACAATATTCACTGTTGACCTTGAGAAACATACTTGCAGCTGCATCCAATGGCAGCTGAGGGGTTTCCCCTGTCAACACGCAGTCTGTGCTCTGCAGCAAATCAGGCCCAATTGGGTTGA GTATTGTGCCAGATATTACTCAGTGGATAACTATAGGACCACCTATTCCCCTGATATGGTGCCATTGGAAGGGCCTGAGGACTGGGATGAG CCAAGAACAATTATTGTTCCTCCATTGCTCATTAGGAAACCGGGCCGGCCTAGGAAGAACAGAAGGAAGGCCTATAATGAGACCCTATCCGAGAAGAAAGTCAGGTGCTGCAGCAAATGCAAGCTGCCTGGTCACAACAAGACAACTTGTCCTGGTGGTGCAATTGGCTCTAATACAAAGAGAAATGGGTCTACATCTGAAGAAGGCGGACTGGCATTTCAATCCCAATCATCATCACAAGCTGGAAGTGCTGGTGGTTCTATGCCTGCAACGAAGAAGCCAAGAAGATTTACTTGA